CATATGCTTCAAAACTATTAAACCGGCTTATTATGAAGAAATCGTGTAGGGTTGCACTTTGCAAGGTTACTGCGTACAAGCCTTTTGTTTTCTTGGTGGATATTTTAGGAAGTGTCATGCGAGACAGAATTACAGATGCGATGAAACAGGCGTTAAAGGCCAAGGATCAAGTAGCACTTGGTACAATGCGCCTCATAATGGCTGCGTTGAAAGACCGTGACATTGCGGCGCGTGGTAATGGCAATCAGGATGGAATCAGCGACGATGACATTCTTTCGATGCTACAGACGATGATCAAGCAGCGGAATGAGTCAGCGAAAATGTATCGTGATGGTGACCGGATTGAGCTTGCCGAAGCCGAAGAAGCCGAAATCAAGATCATCCAGTCATTTTTGCCAGCCCAGCTTGATGATGCGGCCATGAATAAAGCGATCAAAGCCACGATCGCCGAAACTGGAGCTTCATCGGTCAAGGATATGGGGCAGGTGATGGCATCATTGAAAACCAACTTTGCCGGACAAATGGATTTTTCGGCAGTCAGCCAG
This window of the Candidatus Puniceispirillum marinum IMCC1322 genome carries:
- a CDS encoding GatB/YqeY domain-containing protein; the protein is MRDRITDAMKQALKAKDQVALGTMRLIMAALKDRDIAARGNGNQDGISDDDILSMLQTMIKQRNESAKMYRDGDRIELAEAEEAEIKIIQSFLPAQLDDAAMNKAIKATIAETGASSVKDMGQVMASLKTNFAGQMDFSAVSQMVKSILMDK